Proteins from a genomic interval of Medicago truncatula cultivar Jemalong A17 chromosome 3, MtrunA17r5.0-ANR, whole genome shotgun sequence:
- the LOC11432734 gene encoding phloretin 4'-O-glucosyltransferase, which translates to MAQNHHFLIITYPLHGHINPALQFAKRLISLGAQVTFATTIYLHTRLTNKSTISGLSFATFSDGHDDGPKFESNEDFVTYEYELKRRCSEFLTNIILSGKQEGRPFTCLAYGIIIPWVAKVARELHLPSALLWIQAATVFDIYYYYFHEHGDYVTNKSKDETCSISLPGLSFSLESRDLPSFLLSSNIYTIATQSFKEQIQVLYEETNPKVLVNTVEEFELEALKAVDVGKIKMIPIGPLIPYTFLGGKDPNDTSSSGGVVGVESEDNYFEWLDSKDESSVVYVSFGTLAILSNRQMEEIGRALLDSGFYFLWVIRDEKVMQQKEEEGDSDELSCREELERNVNGKIVKWCSQVEVLSHRSLGCFMTHCGWNSTLESLGSGVPMVAFPQWTDQTTNAKLIEDVWKTGVRMECDEEGMVKAEEIRKCFEVVMGKGEKGEELRRNAMKWKDLARAAVKEGGSSNKNLSNFLDDI; encoded by the coding sequence ATGGCGCAAAACCACCACTTCCTCATCATCACATACCCACTACACGGTCACATAAACCCTGCTCTCCAATTCGCCAAACGTCTCATTTCTTTGGGCGCACAAGTCACTTTTGCTACCACTATCTACTTACACACTCGCCTTACCAACAAATCAACCATCTCGGGCCTTTCCTTCGCCACCTTCTCTGACGGCCACGACGATGGCCCAAAATTCGAAAGCAACGAAGACTTTGTCACCTACGAGTATGAGCTTAAGCGCCGCTGCTCGGAATTTCTCACAAATATCATACTCTCCGGCAAACAGGAAGGTCGTCCATTCACTTGCTTAGCCTACGGTATCATCATTCCTTGGGTCGCAAAGGTGGCACGTGAGCTTCACCTCCCATCAGCGCTATTATGGATTCAAGCTGCAACAGTTTTTGATATCTACTATTATTACTTTCATGAGCATGGTGACTACGTCACAAACAAATCAAAGGATGAAACATGTTCAATATCATTACCAGGATTGTCATTCTCTCTTGAAAGCCGTGACCTTCCCTCTTTTTTATTATCTTCAAATATATACACTATCGCTACTCAATCTTTCAAAGAACAAATTCAAGTTCTATATGAAGAAACCAACCCTAAAGTACTTGTTAACACCGTTGAAGAGTTTGAATTAGAGGCACTAAAAGCCGTTGACGTTGGTAAGATCAAAATGATACCAATCGGACCATTGATTCCATATACTTTCTTGGGCGGTAAAGATCCTAATGATACTTCGTCTAGTGGTGGTGTTGTCGGTGTTGAATCAGAAGATAATTACTTTGAATGGTTGGATTCAAAGGATGAATCGTCTGTGGTTTATGTTTCATTTGGTACTCTTGCTATTTTGTCCAATAGACAAATGGAGGAAATTGGACGTGCGTTGTTGGATTCTGGATTTTATTTCTTGTGGGTAATTAGAGATGAAAAAGTTATGCAACAAAAAGAAGAGGAGGGTGATAGTGATGAGTTAAGTTGTAGAGAGGAGCTTGAGAGGAATGTTAATGGGAAGATAGTGAAATGGTGTAGTCAGGTGGAGGTTTTGTCGCACCGTTCTTTAGGTTGTTTTATGACGCATTGTGGATGGAATTCGACTTTGGAAAGTTTAGGTTCAGGGGTTCCTATGGTTGCATTTCCTCAGTGGACAGATCAAACCACTAATGCAAAGTTAATTGAAGATGTGTGGAAGACTGGGGTGAGGATGGAATGTGATGAGGAAGGGATGGTGAAAGCTGAggaaattagaaagtgttttgAAGTGGTGATGGGGaagggagaaaagggagaggaaCTAAGgaggaatgctatgaaatggaAAGATTTAGCTAGGGCAGCTGTGAAAGAAGGGGGGTCTTCAAATAAGAATTTGAGCAACTTTCTAGATGATATTTGA